Within the Agromyces atrinae genome, the region GACCTCGACGCGGGTCGCAACCCCGCCTTCCCGGGCCAGGTGCAGGGTGCGAGCATGCTCGGCGTCGGCCGACGGATGCCGCGCGAGGAGCTCCTCCGCGAGGCCGGAGCGTCGGCGAGCCTCCTCGACGAGGCCGTCGCCGCGTCGCTCATCGTGCCCGCCGATGCGTACAACGACGATGCACTCGCGGTACTGCAGGCGCTCGTCGGGCTTCGTCGTGCAGGGATCGAACCGCGTCACCTGCGCGGACTCCGGGCGGCGGCCGATCGTGAATCGGCTCTCATCTCCGCGGCGCTCGCACCCGCACTGCGCAGGCGTGAGGCGTCGAGCAAGGCGAGCGCGACCGAGCGCGGTCTCGAGATCGCCGGTCAGCTCGAGACGGTCCGATCGAGCCTCATCCGGGGCGCGATCGGTCGACTCGCACGATGAGCATCGCGACACGCCGAGACGTTCGGCCCGATGTGATTGATCGGCCCTCGTGGCCTCGATAGCGTGGACCTTGCGCCGCACGGCGTCGATTCCACCGACACGGTGGCGCAACTACAGAAGGGCGGCCGCATGAGTGAGCTCAGCCAGAGTGACGGGGCGTACGACCTCGGACTGCTGTTCACCGACGGCATGCCCGAAATGGACGACGCGTCGGGCTACCGCGGCGCCGTCGCCGCTCGTGCCGCGGGCATCAGCTACCGCCAGCTCGACTACTGGGCACGCACCGAGCTCGTCGAGCCCACCGTGCGCGGCGCATCGGGTTCGGGCACGCAGCGCCTGTACGGCTTCCGCGACATCCTCGTCCTCAAGCTCGTGAAGAGACTGCTCGATACCGGCATCTCGCTCCAGCAGATCCGCATCGCGGTCAACCAGCTGCGCGAGGCAGGGATCAGCGACCTCGCCCAGACGACCCTCATGAGCGACGGTGCGAGCGTCTACCTCTGCACCTCGAACGACGAGGTCATCGACCTCGTCAGCCGCGGCCAGGGCGTCTTCGGCATCGCCGTCGGCAAGGTCTTGCGCGAGGTCGAGACGAGTCTCGTCGAGCTCGACACGCAGACCGTCGACCCGCTCGACGAACTCGCCGCCCGTCGCACGACGAAGACCAAGAAGATCTCCTAGCCTCACGGGCTCACGCGCTCGCTCCGGTCCTGCTCGGCAGGCCGGAGCGTTCCTCGTTTCGGAGGTTCTGCTCGGCGGGAAGCCGTCCTCAGCCCTGCTGGGCGTACTCGCCGATGCGGGCGGTGCGCAGCACGCGGTCGAGCAGCTGGTCGAAGTGACGTGCCATCTCTTCCGCGCTCTCGCCGGGCCACATGTGCAGCGGCTTGGCGGCGCCCTGCGCCTGCTGGAGCGACGTGCGCTCCGGAAGTTGGGGGGAGAGCACGAGGGGCCCGAACATGTCGCGCAGTTCCTTGATGCGGAACTGGTGCTCGAGGGACTGCACGCGTGCTCGGTTCACGATGATGCCGAGGGGCTGCAGGCGCGGCGAGAGTCCGCGGCGGATCTCCTCGATCGCGCGGAGGGCACGGTCGGCTGCCGCGACGGAGAACAGGCCGGGCTCGGTGACGACGGCGACGCGATCGCTCGCGGCCCACGCCGTGCGCGTGAGCGCGTTGAGCGAGGGGGCGCAGTCGATGAGGACGAGCTCGTAGTCGGCCTCGACATTGGCGAGGGCCTCTTCGAGCTTCCAGATGTCGCGGATCGACGGGTGCGGTCCATCGAAGTTGATGGCCGACGGGCTGCCGATCATGACGTCGATGGTGGAGCCCGGGGTCGTCAAGGCCCAGCCGCTCGGCGCGATGGCCGATCGGACGATCTTCTCCTTCGGAGACGCGAGGACGTCGGCGACATTCAAATGACCGGCGACGGAGATATCCATTCCGGTCGAGACATCCGATTGCGGGTCGAGATCGACGACGAGTGTACGGATGCCCCGGGAGAACGCCGCTGACGCCAGTCCGAGGGTGACGGTGGTCTTACCGACCCCGCCCTTGAGGGAGCTGACGCTGAGTACGTGCACGAAGAGACACGTTACCTTCACTAGTCTGGGAGAACCTAAACGTTCGCTGTGCGCCGTGCTACTCGGAAGGACGCCATGTTCACGAAGATCCTCGTTGCCAATCGCGGTGAAATCGCTATTCGCGCATTTCGTGCCGCCTATGAGCTGGGAGCGAAGACCGTCGCCGTCTTCCCCTATGAGGATCGGAACTCGCTCCACCGGCTGAAAGCCGATGAGGCCTACGAGATCGGCGAGCCCGGTCACCCGGTGCGCGCGTACCTCGACGTCTCGGAGATCATCCGCGTCGCCAAGGAGAGCGGCGCCGACGCGATCTACCCGGGTTACGGCTTCCTCTCCGAAAACCCCGAGCTCGCTCAGGCCGCGCGCGACGCGGGCATCGTCTTCATCGGTCCGCCGAAGGAAGTCCTCGAGATGGCCGGCAACAAGGTCACCGCGAAGGAGCACGCGATCGCCGCCGGCGTCCCCGTGCTCGGATCGACGCCGCCGTCGCGCGACATCGACCTGCTCATCAGCCAGGCCGACGAGATCGGGTTCCCGATCTTCGCCAAGGCCGTCGCCGGTGGCGGCGGGCGCGGCATGCGCCGCGTCAACACGAAGGACGAGCTGCGCCCCGCGCTCGAAGAGGCGATGCGCGAGGCCGACAGCGCCTTCGGCGACGCGACGATGTTCCTCGAGCAGGCCGTCCTCCGCCCTCGCCACATCGAAGTTCAGATCCTCGCCGACGCCGAGGGCGGAACGGTGCACCTCTTCGAGCGCGACTGCTCCGTGCAGCGCCGCCACCAGAAGGTCATCGAGATCGCGCCCGCCCCGAACCTCTCCGACGAGGTGCGTCAGCGGCTCTACAGCGACGCCGTCGCGTTCGCGAAGTCGATCAACTACGTCAATGCGGGAACCGTCGAGTTCCTCCTCGACACCGCGGGGGAGCGTGCCGGCGAGCACGTCTTCATCGAGATGAACCCGCGCATCCAGGTCGAGCACACCGTCACCGAAGAAGTGACCGACGTCGACCTCGTCGTCTCGCAGATGCGCATCGCGGCGGGCGAGAGCCTCGCCGACCTCGGTCTCGAGCAGGAGAACATCCGTCTGCGCGGCGCAGCCCTCCAGTGCCGCATCACGACGGAGGACCCGATGGCGGGCTTCCGGCCCGACACCGGCAAGATCACGACCTACCGCTCGCCCGGTGGTGCGGGTGTCCGTCTCGACGGCGGAACCATCAACCCGGGTGCGCAGATCAGCCCCCACTTCGACTCGATGCTCGCGAAGCTCACGTGCCGCGGCCGTGACTACGCGACCGCCGTGCAGCGCGCCAAGCGCGCCCTCGCCGAGTTCCGCATCCGCGGTGTCGCGACGAACGTCTCGTTCCTGCAGGCCGTGCTCGACGACCCGGCGTTCGAGGCGGGCGACCTCTCGACGTCGTTCATCGACGAGCGTCCCGGTCTCCTGAAGGGCCGCGAGTCGAAGGACCGCGGAACCAAGATCCTCAACTGGCTCGCCGACGTGACGGTCAACCAGCCGAACGGCAAGGCCCCGACGACGGTGCGCCCCGGCGACAAGCTGCCGAACATCGACGTGTCGACCCCGGCGCCCGACGGCTCGCGTCAGCGTCTGCTCGAACTCGGCCCCGTGGGCTTCGCCGCCGCTCTTCGCGCGCAGACCCCCCTCGCGGTGACCGACACGACGTTCCGCGACGCTCACCAGTCGCTGCTCGCCACCCGTGTGCGCACACGCGACCTCGTCGCGGTCGCCCCCTACGTCGCACGGATGACGCCCGAGCTGCTCTCGGTCGAGGCCTGGGGCGGTGCGACGTACGACGTCGCCCTCCGCTTCCTCGGCGAAGACCCGTGGGAGCGCCTCGCGGCCCTCCGCGAGGCCCTGCCGAACATCAACATCCAGATGCTCCTGCGCGGCCGCAACACGGTCGGCTACACGCCGTACCCGACGCAGGTGACCGATGCGTTCGTGCGCGAGGCCCAAGAGACCGGCATCGACATCTTCCGCATCTTCGACGCGCTCAACGACGTGTCGCAGATGCGCCCCGCGATCGACTCCGTGCTCGACACGGGCGCCGCGATCGCCGAGGTCGCCCTCTGCTACACGGGTGACCTGCTCGACCCCGCCGAAGACCTGTACACGCTCGACTACTACCTGCGCCTCGCGGAGCAGATCGTCGAGTCGGGTGCGCACATCCTCGCGATCAAGGACATGGCGGGTCTTCTCCGGCCCGCGGCCGCCGAGAAGCTCGTCGGCGCCCTGCGTGAGCGCTTCGACGTGCCCGTGCACGTCCACACCCACGACACCGCTGGCGGTCAGCTCGCGACGCTCCTCGCGGCGAGCCGTGCCGGTGCGGATGCCGTGGATGTGGCCAGCGCACCGATGGCGGGCACGACGAGCCAGCCCTCGGCATCGTCGCTCGTCGCGGCCCTCGCCCACACCGAGCGCGACACCGGTATCTCCCTCGCGGCGATCAGCGACCTTGAGCCCTACTGGGAGGCCGTGCGCCGCACCTACAAGCCGTTCGAGTCGGGACTGCCGGGGCCGACAGGCCGCGTCTACAACCACGAGATCCCGGGCGGACAACTGTCGAACCTGCGCCAGCAGGCGATCGCCCTCGGCCTCGCCGACGACTTCGAGCGCATCGAAGACCTCTACGCGGCCGCCGATCGCATCCTCGGGCGCGTCCCGAAGGTCACTCCCTCGTCGAAGGTCGTGGGCGACCTCGCCCTCCACCTCGCCGCCGTCAAGGCCGACCCGGCCGACTTCGCCGAGAACCCGCAGAACTACGACATCCCCGATTCGGTCGTCGGCTTCATGGCCGGCGAGCTCGGCGATCTGCCGGGCGGGTGGCCCGAGCCCTTCCGCACGAAGGTGCTCGCGGGCCGCGACGTCCGCGTCGGTGTCGCCGAGCTGAGCCCGGAGGACGTCGCCGCTCTCGAGTCCGACAGCGAGACCCGACGCTCGACGCTCAACCGTCTGCTCTTCCCGGCGCCCACGCGTCAGTTCGAGCAGATCCGTGAGCTCTTCGGCGACCTGTCGATGGTCGAGACGAGCGACTACCTCTACGGCCTCACGCAGGCGTCGGAGCACGTCGTCGAGATCGAGAAGGGCGTGAAGCTCTACGTCGGTCTCGAGGCGATCGGTGAAGCCGACGAGAAGGGCATGCGCACCGTCATGTCGATCCTCAACGGTCAGCTCCGTCCGGTGTTCGTGCGCGATCGGGGCATCACCGTCGAGTCGAAGGCCGCAGAGAAGGCGGACGCCTCGCAGCCCGGCCAGGTCGCCGCTCCGTTCTCGGGCGTCGTGACGCTCCAGGTCGAGGTCGGTGCCGAGGTCGCCGCAGGACAGGCCGTCGCGTCGATCGAAGCGATGAAGATGGAAGCCGCGATCACCTCGCCCGTCGCGGGTGTCGTCGAGCGGCTCGCCGTGCCCCCGACCCAGCAGGTCGAGGCCGGAGACCTGCTCGTCGTGGTGCGTCCGCGCTAGAATTCACGCGGATCCCTGCCGGGTCCCGCACCGAAGGGGTCACCGTGGCTGAGCGACAGAGCGACAAAGACGACGGCGCACTCGCGACCGCGGGTGCCGATGAGTACGTCGGAGAGCTTCCGACGCGAACCGGGGCGCATCTCGCCCAGGATCTGCCGGAGAGCCTGACGATCCAGGTCGACCTGCCGCCGGCCGAGCGCGAGGTGCCGGCCGACGAGGTCGCCGTGGCGATCGACGACGTCGCGATCAACCCCG harbors:
- the ftsR gene encoding transcriptional regulator FtsR; the encoded protein is MVAGAAAESRGHAPLLSIGQVLARLSPDYPELTPSKLRFLEEQGLITPARTESGYRKFCEADLERLRLILSLQRDHYLPLKVIRAYVTDLDAGRNPAFPGQVQGASMLGVGRRMPREELLREAGASASLLDEAVAASLIVPADAYNDDALAVLQALVGLRRAGIEPRHLRGLRAAADRESALISAALAPALRRREASSKASATERGLEIAGQLETVRSSLIRGAIGRLAR
- a CDS encoding MerR family transcriptional regulator, coding for MSELSQSDGAYDLGLLFTDGMPEMDDASGYRGAVAARAAGISYRQLDYWARTELVEPTVRGASGSGTQRLYGFRDILVLKLVKRLLDTGISLQQIRIAVNQLREAGISDLAQTTLMSDGASVYLCTSNDEVIDLVSRGQGVFGIAVGKVLREVETSLVELDTQTVDPLDELAARRTTKTKKIS
- a CDS encoding ParA family protein produces the protein MHVLSVSSLKGGVGKTTVTLGLASAAFSRGIRTLVVDLDPQSDVSTGMDISVAGHLNVADVLASPKEKIVRSAIAPSGWALTTPGSTIDVMIGSPSAINFDGPHPSIRDIWKLEEALANVEADYELVLIDCAPSLNALTRTAWAASDRVAVVTEPGLFSVAAADRALRAIEEIRRGLSPRLQPLGIIVNRARVQSLEHQFRIKELRDMFGPLVLSPQLPERTSLQQAQGAAKPLHMWPGESAEEMARHFDQLLDRVLRTARIGEYAQQG
- a CDS encoding pyruvate carboxylase; protein product: MFTKILVANRGEIAIRAFRAAYELGAKTVAVFPYEDRNSLHRLKADEAYEIGEPGHPVRAYLDVSEIIRVAKESGADAIYPGYGFLSENPELAQAARDAGIVFIGPPKEVLEMAGNKVTAKEHAIAAGVPVLGSTPPSRDIDLLISQADEIGFPIFAKAVAGGGGRGMRRVNTKDELRPALEEAMREADSAFGDATMFLEQAVLRPRHIEVQILADAEGGTVHLFERDCSVQRRHQKVIEIAPAPNLSDEVRQRLYSDAVAFAKSINYVNAGTVEFLLDTAGERAGEHVFIEMNPRIQVEHTVTEEVTDVDLVVSQMRIAAGESLADLGLEQENIRLRGAALQCRITTEDPMAGFRPDTGKITTYRSPGGAGVRLDGGTINPGAQISPHFDSMLAKLTCRGRDYATAVQRAKRALAEFRIRGVATNVSFLQAVLDDPAFEAGDLSTSFIDERPGLLKGRESKDRGTKILNWLADVTVNQPNGKAPTTVRPGDKLPNIDVSTPAPDGSRQRLLELGPVGFAAALRAQTPLAVTDTTFRDAHQSLLATRVRTRDLVAVAPYVARMTPELLSVEAWGGATYDVALRFLGEDPWERLAALREALPNINIQMLLRGRNTVGYTPYPTQVTDAFVREAQETGIDIFRIFDALNDVSQMRPAIDSVLDTGAAIAEVALCYTGDLLDPAEDLYTLDYYLRLAEQIVESGAHILAIKDMAGLLRPAAAEKLVGALRERFDVPVHVHTHDTAGGQLATLLAASRAGADAVDVASAPMAGTTSQPSASSLVAALAHTERDTGISLAAISDLEPYWEAVRRTYKPFESGLPGPTGRVYNHEIPGGQLSNLRQQAIALGLADDFERIEDLYAAADRILGRVPKVTPSSKVVGDLALHLAAVKADPADFAENPQNYDIPDSVVGFMAGELGDLPGGWPEPFRTKVLAGRDVRVGVAELSPEDVAALESDSETRRSTLNRLLFPAPTRQFEQIRELFGDLSMVETSDYLYGLTQASEHVVEIEKGVKLYVGLEAIGEADEKGMRTVMSILNGQLRPVFVRDRGITVESKAAEKADASQPGQVAAPFSGVVTLQVEVGAEVAAGQAVASIEAMKMEAAITSPVAGVVERLAVPPTQQVEAGDLLVVVRPR